In Tachysurus vachellii isolate PV-2020 chromosome 24, HZAU_Pvac_v1, whole genome shotgun sequence, the sequence aCTAGTTTTTTTCCCATATTCACATTGTGCCTGCAGACTaaaaactaaattaataaaactaataactaataaaactaTAACATTATTGTTGTTTGTGCTGGAAATGACAACATGACTGAGGGAAAGTGAAAATAACTgtttgaggcaaaaaaaaaacccttcaatacaatttttatgttaattgtatcaagtaaaaaaaaaaaactattaactCTTGGTGCTAGAATCTTCTCTCCTGCCCCGGACAATTTAAAAGTTTAGCTAATTTACAGTAAAATCATTGCACTTAAAAATGCTGaaggatttcattcattcacgggtcacggggagcctgtgcctatctcaggcgtcatcgggcatcaaggcaggatacaccctggacggagtgccaacccatcacaagagaacatgcaaactccacacacacaaggcgtaggcgggaatcgaacccccaaccctggagatgtgaggcaaacgAGTTAACCAaacaagccaccgtgcccccgctgaaggattttaataatgaaaatgtgTCTGTAAGTAAAAATAGGTTTTAAAAATTACTGTGAATTATTTGAAACAGACTTTAATCACCTGTAAACTCTAGTCATTATTAACCATTAGCATAGTCGGCTAACTTCTAATGTTAATTAGTTAGGGTGTTTAGCTCTTTGCCTGTCAGACATCCAGGTAGCTTGGCAAAATTATAAATGCTTGTTTGCAGTTATACATATATTGTTCTCGGATGGACAACTAACGTGTAATTCTGCTGATTTTGTCAGTTCTTTATATAAGAtcttaataaatgtaaactttatttcCTGCAGCTGTATGAAAATGGATATTGATTGCGGCCTCAGGTAAGTTATTTTAGGGTGAATCATTTAGCAGTGCATTGGTCTGGCCTGTGAAAATgtgaggtttatttatttatatattgatcTTGGTGCAGTTGTCatacatataataattataCTGCTATAGATTCGGTCAATTTACccaaacagttaaaaaaaaaaacaacaaccaacaaATTAGAACATGAAGCATaaagtctgatttaaaaaaaaatgtttttactttgcCGTCCTTTACATGTGACTCCATCACCAGCAGCTGATTAATATTTGTTCCAAATAATTTCCTGCATTTTGttctaacactttattttacaaaaacaatCTATATTTCTACATTTGTTTTGTCAGAACTTACTGTTGATTAAAATATCATTCAGTTCTAAATGGGTTTATTCACACAAGAGGAATTTACCATATGATAACTATGATGTCCATGATGTAATTTAACCTataatttatgtttaatttacataataaatttGTAGGACACACGTGTGGCATTTCATTAAAAGAttgaaaaaaaaggtaaaaaaaaaaaaaagttgaaataaaatatgacaggttttttctgcattatttatgtAACATGTGGGGATCAAACCCAGATCTCTACGGATTTCATGATCATGCAGAGAATCTGACCTAAATGTAGGCTCAAGTTAAGCACAACTTAAagtaacataaataaaatacaattagacttacactgaacacaggacaaatacaacattcattcattttctaccgcttatccgaacttctcgggtcacggggagcctgtgcctatctcaggcgtctttgggcatcaaggcaggatacaccctggacggagtgccaacccatagcaggacacacacacactctcattcactcacacactacggacaattttccagagatgccaatcaacgtaccatgcatgtctttggaccgggggaggaaaccggagtacccggaggaaacccccgaggcacggggagaacatgcaaactccacacacacaaggtggaggcgggaatcgaacccccaacactggaggtgtgaggtgaacgtgctaaccactaagacaccatgCCCCCACAAATACAACTTGAATAACAAAACATAAGAATGACCTGGAAAAACATCCGACTACATcatgcaaacacaaaacaatgactgacaaagacagatacaaaagggctgatatatatatagggcAAAACATTTAGGTAAATAAGGAACCGGTGGCATGATACCGGTTGGTGGAACCGGGAAGGCGGAACAATAGGAAGGGTAAAACACAGCTCATGTGAGGAACAACGAGCGGAAAAGACAGTTATGAAGAAATACCTTCCAGCACTTTCTGGTAATCTGATACGGAAATGTCCCAGGAGCTCCTAACAACTTCACACTATGGATGGCTGCTTAGACAAATAATTTAGGGAAATCTTATGTTTTGACAGATTAAATATAGGAAATTAGATGATAAACACTGCACTGTAGATTTTAACTTCAACTGCATACACTGTCTAAGCTTCTctcttaattttaattaatttaacactAAATGATTTAATGACCGTGTGCAAgatttaatacagaaaatactgatacaattttttttttaattaaattagtttattaaattattgaaaATGCTACATTTATGTTTAAAGTGTATCTGCAGTAGTTTGTTGCAGAAGATTGttgtaaaaaatacattatacatGATAAAAAAATGCAACTATTATGGTAGTCAGGCTTTACATACAAACATGCTTAGTTAGTTAATGCACAGCATAAAAATTTACTACTGAGAAATCTGAAGTTCAAATTTTGATGGTCACAGCCATCAGAGGTTGTAAATTTGAGAGAAGAGAAGTGGCTGTGCTGTCTGAGTGGGAGGGATGGTGTTACTTCTTTCTCTGATATTCAGAGTAACATTGACCAATTGTGTGGTTCTTTGAGCTCACGTATGAGTAAGAGATGTTCAGCTGCCCTGTGATGTAGCATGAACAGAAGATGGAAAAGTGCAGTGACTTCATGTGTCTTGGAGGAATCACATGCAAGTGTGTGATGAGAAGAGCTAACTAGTGGGGATGTTGGGAAATGACCATTGGGAGACGGTCTGCAATAAAATTCATATTACTGTTCTGACTgggtaaagaaaacaaatagtTGAATATAAAAATCTACCTTAAGAATTTCTCCCATGAACAACATTGCTGATTGATAAAGCAGAAATAGTTCCTTTACTCATTTTCTGACTTTTTGTATAAATGCAGGATATGTACACAATGCCAGGTTTAGATATAAAAAATAGTTGAGAATAAATacacaagatttaaaaaaaaaaaaaaaaattcacatccCAGTGTCTGGACATGTGCAGAATACATTTACAGGTTTAGATGATAACAGGATACAAAGTTTTACACTGCTTTCATTTAACATGGTTTTGAGAGTTAAGTTCAAGAAAAATGAGTCTGATTGATTGGTTTTAGTTGGCGTTGATGTCTAGAACCTGGTAgactgaatctgattggttggtgcTTGGAGTTAGACTCTGGTAggctgaatctgattggttagtgCTTGGAGTTAGACTCTGGTAggctgaatctgattggttggtgtTAGCCTCTAGATTCTGGTAGACTGAATGTGACTGGTTGGTGTTAGTGTCTAGACTCTGGTAGACTGAATCTGATTGTTTTGTATTGGGAGTTAGGCTTTGGTAGACCGGAGACATCATGATGTTCTGAATGTGAAGTAGATTATTTTCATAATCAGCAgcctgaaataaacagaaatgaacgGGCAGTGATGTAACAAAGAGCAGTACAGTTGTGGAAAtattctgttttaatgaattttccCTTCATCCTTATTATTACAGCAGAGTCATTTTCACTCACcgtgttatttgtttctgttctcTGGCTTATAGGTACAGAATCTgcaaaaacaaagtaaacaccAGCCGTACAGGGATTTTAGAATGAAATCCTAGGCAGAGAAGTGTTTTAGCATGCTGGTGTTTCGTGTTTGTTCAGTAccttgtgttctgtgtctcaacTTGTAGACGAGTATAAATCCTCCCATCAACAGCAGAgtcacaaagatacacacagtgatgatgatgatgatgatgaatgtgGATCCTGCTGATGACATTATGGTGAATATTCACTTTAAAACAGCTGAATAATCTCATCATTAAAAAACGTCAGATAGTTCATGCAGTTTTACACAGATGAGATAAACCATCATAGAAGAGTTTTGCCTATGTTGTGTTGCTGTTGAGAGAAAACTGTTGTATTAACCAAAGGATTTTATGTTTAGCtgctatttaatttatataaatttaacaTTGATCCAGTTTGTCATTTGAAATCTGAAATGTTACTAGAGGCAGAACGATTCTCTTTGTAGCGCAGAGGAGAAAATAATTCTAATGGTTCTGCAGTTCCTTGATGTTCAACATAACTTTAAAAGAACTATGACAATAAGTAGAAAGTgttaaaaggagaaaaaaaaatactaatagaCACGGTAGACCTACAGAAATGTATAACTTATAAATGTATAAGACTtgataaagagaagaaatattgAGTGAACTCAGACTTTTATCTGTGTGTCATTAATTTTACCCTCGTCCAGATTTGGAAAACTGACCAATAGTTAGCTACTTACAATAGCTACTTTAGTCGATAGAGGATTTCTAGCATATTTTTTAGTTGCACAGCAACCACCTGGAATACCGTAGGAACTATTTACTGACACCCTAGCATAACTAAATGGCTTCTCAGCGCAACCACTTGGGATAGCATCGCAACTTCCTTACAATACACTTACAACCATCTGGAATACCACAGAAACTGCCAAGCAACAATTTAGCAACCAACTGGGTTAGCTTAGCACTTAGCAGCACAGTAGCAAACAACTGGGTGCACAGTAACCACTTACCAACAAAGCTACATTTTAGCAACACCCTAACAGTTGTGAACATACCACAAATCTTTCTAAGCTCAGGAGTGTCTACAGTATGGTCTTTCTGTTGTGTCCTTTGTTACTTCTTTTTACATGCACCATACAAACAACTAGCTGAAAtagcataacaaaaaaatttaGCAACACTGTAGAATCCCACTGGGTTAGCATAGCCACCACCGAGCAACACCCTAGCAACCACCAGGAATATCATAGCAACACCATATCAACCAGTTTAATTAGACTAGCTACCACCTAGAAACATCCTAGCAACCAAGCTAGAGGGTTAGCATAACTACCACCTAGCAGTTATGTGGGTTAGCATAGATATAACCTAGAGACAAAGAAAATAGGAACATAAATGAgacaacagagaaacagacactaaatgtgtgtatttaatatctTACCAGACTCAGATGTGTCTAATTTGCCATCTAGATTCTctgttgtgtcttttgttaCTTCTGTTTACAGGAACCAGAAAGTAATCCCATGTTCATATATTaataacacaaagaaaacacagatAAGTCATAACTCTGACTGTAGATTGCTCTGAACTTTGTGGGTACAAACTGTTGACTGACATAAAGACTAGATTTCCAAACAGATGAAAATGACCTTGTTGTTGATTGTATACAGTATTGTCAGTAAATAACAGATGATAAGCAGCAGTAAGAGTCATTGTACCACTTAGACAAACTATTTTTAActcaggtgtttttttaataattcactgTAATATGGTAGTAAAATAAATCTCACCAGTAGCTTGGAGCTGAAATACTGTGAAGAACGACTGATAACTGAATGAACGCATGTCTTCAGTAAATGCACAGGAATAAAGTCCTCCATCATCTTTTCTCAAATTAGTGATGTTCACACTGAAAACTTTATTCTTCCTGTCATCAGAAATGAAGAACCTGTCGTCCTGGTGTTGTTCTGTTCCACTCGTACGGATCAGTTCAGCTTCATTGAAACCATCTAGTCTGTAGAAGGACTTGGGGTTTGTTTCAAACTCTACTGGATAGAAGCAGCTGATCATCAGAGTCTGTCCCAATTGACCTGTTACTGCTTTTGTCCCACTACAACATGGATCTGTCAAtcacattatttcattattacatTCGTACATTATCACAACTACATTATTCCACTTCACCTGATTTATATTTCTGGTCAAACAAATCAAGGCTCTCCATTTTAACACACAGCTGTTGGTGTTAAGAACCTGCTGTTTACATCCTCTATCATGATCAAGTTTAAAACTTAAAGCACCTAAAATTTTCTCACCACTGTTCACTTTC encodes:
- the LOC132839823 gene encoding CMRF35-like molecule 8 isoform X3 codes for the protein MKNFFSFITFYLISDPCCSGTKAVTGQLGQTLMISCFYPVEFETNPKSFYRLDGFNEAELIRTSGTEQHQDDRFFISDDRKNKVFSVNITNLRKDDGGLYSCAFTEDMRSFSYQSFFTVFQLQATEVTKDTTENLDGKLDTSESAGSTFIIIIIITVCIFVTLLLMGGFILVYKLRHRTQDSVPISQRTETNNTAADYENNLLHIQNIMMSPVYQSLTPNTKQSDSVYQSLDTNTNQSHSVYQNLEANTNQSDSAYQSLTPSTNQSDSAYQSLTPSTNQSDSVYQVLDINAN
- the LOC132839823 gene encoding CMRF35-like molecule 8 isoform X1, producing MKNFFSFITFYLISGSVHCFDVISYPGGRVIINFKNQAFTSSVYFCKFKANTECKELITARVSELNNLIHKDRINLFYTEGIISLIYINLSLQDTGMYRFGDLNWNYDINLKVNSDPCCSGTKAVTGQLGQTLMISCFYPVEFETNPKSFYRLDGFNEAELIRTSGTEQHQDDRFFISDDRKNKVFSVNITNLRKDDGGLYSCAFTEDMRSFSYQSFFTVFQLQATEVTKDTTENLDGKLDTSESAGSTFIIIIIITVCIFVTLLLMGGFILVYKLRHRTQDSVPISQRTETNNTAADYENNLLHIQNIMMSPVYQSLTPNTKQSDSVYQSLDTNTNQSHSVYQNLEANTNQSDSAYQSLTPSTNQSDSAYQSLTPSTNQSDSVYQVLDINAN
- the LOC132839823 gene encoding CMRF35-like molecule 8 isoform X2; the encoded protein is MKNFFSFITFYLISGSVHCFDVISYPGGRVIINFKNQAFTSSVYFCKFKANTECKELITARVSELNNLIHKDRINLFYTEGIISLIYINLSLQDTGMYRFGDLNWNYDINLKVNSDPCCSGTKAVTGQLGQTLMISCFYPVEFETNPKSFYRLDGFNEAELIRTSGTEQHQDDRFFISDDRKNKVFSVNITNLRKDDGGLYSCAFTEDMRSFSYQSFFTVFQLQATEVTKDTTENLDGKLDTSESGSTFIIIIIITVCIFVTLLLMGGFILVYKLRHRTQDSVPISQRTETNNTAADYENNLLHIQNIMMSPVYQSLTPNTKQSDSVYQSLDTNTNQSHSVYQNLEANTNQSDSAYQSLTPSTNQSDSAYQSLTPSTNQSDSVYQVLDINAN